DNA from Elaeis guineensis isolate ETL-2024a chromosome 2, EG11, whole genome shotgun sequence:
CCATGTGATTGGGATGACCCATCTGGGATGACCTCTAAGATCTtgagatcaaaacagaaagctgaactttctgtctggcctattgggatgccccatggggCGTCCCAATACCAGTGGGACGTCCCATTCCTACGATCacatgtaacggctagttttcagcccatttttgatgcatttaatacgcattaaacactctccaacggctAAAAATTAACTTTAAGACATTCTCAAGGATAGATAGTGATTATAAAAGCTCTCTTGAAGAAGAAAATCAGAAGTTTTGCTagtattcaaagctcacatccgtgaaaagctcattcagccctaaaagagagaaaaaaagtatttatttacttcaccaaccactctccaacagCAATCAACTATgaaattcattgagggtgttcagcaaaagcttccttttcttgagtattatatttattttatatttattatatctatTTAAGGGGATTATGTGCTGAATTTTTAgtactctatttttttaaaattatatttggattTTTAAGTTTTGGAAGGTTTCAAAACTCATTTGGGTTGATCCGAACTCTGAATCggattgttgagggttggcttgtatctgaaaaataagtgttcttgcttagaTAGCAAGGGTCGAAGTGTTCGACATGTTGTAACTTTAAatctatttagtggattgaattctcaagtaggaacttggaaagtggatgtaggtacaaagttggcaccgaaccactataaatttttatgtTTGCTGTGCTTACTTCTTTTTACTTGTTCTCTGTGCCATcttttgtgtttgaatttatttttattgaatatcaaccCACTTCACTTGATCTCTTGAGCACATTGTTTTAGTgcactaattttttaaaattttaaaaagatctaattcacccccctcttgggctctatTTCTGGGCAACAATTTACCACTTCCTTTCCTGCATTTGTCATCCTTTTTGccttccctagattgatttttcttcttgatccCTATGGCTTTCATATTGTCTTCATCGATATCTTCAATTTTGAAGAGCTTTAACTCTTTTGGGATGCTCTCATGGAGAACTTCAACATACTTCATGAAGATTGCATGATCATTAATGAAAATTCTGAGGAAGATTATCTACTTGTGAAACTCAATGGTATAATTCTGGATAGATTGATCATTCTTCTGCTATAGGTACTGCCACTTAATCCACTAATCCTCCATGTGGTCGATTGGGTAACATTGCTTTTTTATTAGACCTTTGAATTTGCTCTGCATCAAATTAGAAATGTCATTATTTCTGATATATGAATTTTACCACATGAGAGCATGGTCAGAAAGCTTGAGACGAGCAAAAGCTACTTTCTTGATACTAGAGTATCCATAGATAGTAAAATTGATCTCTAACTGATCTagttagtttttttatttttttgcatcaaCAGTGCTATCATATATAGATATCTCAATTCGAGCTTCAACTTTAAATCattgaagagaaaaaatttttgtatcTTCAGATTACTCATCCTCCATTTTTGTACTTTCAGATTGCTCATCCTCCTCGATAGATGGAGGATTACCATCTCCAAATGTTGGAGACAGGTTCACAATAGGAGTTGTTGGCACTTGTACTTGTGTTGAAAGTATCACCATTCTAGAAATAATCTTGATGAGTTGGATAATTTTCTCCTTTAGTTGTGTAAGACATATCTTTATCTCATCATCCATCATGGAAGAACTAGTAGACATATTCGCCTTTATCTTTCGATATACTTAAAGTATGGATAGCTCTTTTTCTATTTACTTGTATTGCTTGTGCGTATAGATTATATATTAAAAGCCCTCCACAGATGTAGAGGATTGACACTCTGataccaacttgatccaatcagagagagaaaatttttctgaaCCCACTCAACTCGAATCTTatgaaaaaaaagatagaaaaagaggAGAATTTTCAAAAGTAAAGCTTAaatcccttttttttctcttttatttttattttttctacattATAGACTGAGGTACATAGCTCCTATTTATAATAGGAAAGTATACCCTCATATAATTTGGGTAAGAAAAACATCCATCTTTAAATAATTTGGGTTGGACTCTTTTGCTAGCTTAAACAGGACTAGAtctctaaaaaaaagataaagataaaaaatcataaaaaactaTTGAGATTTTATAAGAGATAAATCTTGACTTCTAGATCAACTTTACAATTCTTCATGGATTGGAAGATAATCTTCagtcaaatttttttctaaaaagaaaaattttagtttGACTAGGTCATTTTGAAGCTCAAACAATGAAATTTTAACCTGATTTATCCATTTCAGACATatcctaaatttttagatctcgaaaagaaatattaatttgaagaaaagatcattTCAATAGGACATTGTATAATCAAGTTATGGACTTCAGAAGTTTGGCACTTGATTTGACTTCTTGATGTGGTAGATCTTGATTCTGAACTCTGCTATCTCTTACTCATGATGGCTAAAGTACTCCACATCGAGTCCGAGGATCCTCCTAAATTGTATATTCAATTATCAAATTGTTGATATATAAATCTTATTAGACTGTAAAGCATAGGAGAGTTTTTTATTGGACTGTAAAGATCACaacaactcttccttttctttcctttttttcagaGCTGCATGACTCATAGTTTTAGATAGGTTTGACCTAGAGTTCAAGCAGTGGAATAATTTTATAAGCCTTCCATGATCTTTAGGGTTTTACTTTAAGGTCATGCAATCATGTCACATGGTCGATCTAGGTGCTAGGTTCAGAGAGTGACACTAGCACACAGTTCATGACTGATCATCTATAAAGATCGCTCAAGGATGGGAAAAGAAAGAGACCGAGCAAGTTTTAGgatgaggagaaagaagagagatatACTGGGAGGTATAGTTGGATATCCCTCAAGACcatattttctttttctattttggaAAAATTAGAGGTGTGAGGGACTCTGTTAGTAGTAGGAATCCCCTCCccatcagtattttttttttttcttcaaggtCCATGCATATTATTAGCATGTAGTAATAAAAATAAAGGACTCTAGACAATCCCTCTAATGCATGCACCAAAGGATTTTGTGTTCAATGATAAGAGAGGCAAGGTACCACCAGCATATTTACATAAATATACAAGTAGgtgtaattaaaaatttaatttggggTTATCCAGCTAATGCTTAGTGGTCTGTGTCCAACATGAATTGAAGATGAGCCCAATGCTTCTAGCCCAAACTTAGCCCAGAAAATGACCTAGACTAGACTATTGCCCTTGCCCAAACATCCATTGCTAATCAATCAAAAAGGTTTTGTGAAAAATATGAAATGTTTCAAAAGAAAATTGGTTCTGTTTATTATTTAtaagaaacttaaaattaaaatgaaaaataataaagGAAACTCACCCAGGGCTTCTTTGCTGCTTCACTATGGCATACATACAAAGTTTCCTTATTTGGCTTTGTAAAATTGACTTTCACCATATTTATTCTATTACTCttctaattttattaaattagatCTCTTTAATCAGTCCCTCCAAATCAAATGAAAAGCagttagaaattttaaaaaaaaaaggtattaaAGTTGAGTTGATCAGGAGCGTAAAAGTTTCAAAAGACGCAGCCAAACAACTATCCTCGGCATGCATCCCTCCTCCATCCACCATTATGCCAAGATGCTGATATTGATTGTATCAGATTTTAAGATGCAGATCATGAGATTTTTGTAGGCATCACAAATTGCTTCCtatccaaagaaaaagaaaatgcagATCAAATTGAGTAGCTAGGTTTTCACATATATATAAACATTAATGTATGCGCATATGCATGATCAGACCATTAATGAAAAATTGGCACCTAGCAGGTCAATAACATATCCGAGTGAGAACCATCTTTTATCATCACAAAGCGCTTAGGTATTGGACAATATTTTTTTCAGCACTTTCCAACATGATCATAtacaataattaatatttttcgttAGCTGGCGTAGTTCTCGGCGTAGGGCACGAGGGTGGTGGTGTTCCACCTCAGGGGGCCACACCGAGTCCTGTCTTCTAATaatttttgcattcttgcatcatCAGAAGCATATCTAATttatcaaagaagaaaaaaatagattatcAAAAGAGAATCCAATGTAACCCATGTTTAGTTGACCTATATATGTTTTTGGTAAAATGGATGCAGTAGATCTAACCTGCGTTCAATAAGGAAATGGCTGCAAATGCTAGCTCATGGCGTGTCATGGGGTCTGTGGATGAGATCCAGTGATTTATTCCAAGGACCCCAATTAATGCCTTGataagagggaagagagagacagGAGAAGGAAGGATATAAAATAATGTCTTGGTCCCTGCCTTCCAATATATTTTCACCTATGCAGAATATCTACATAATATCTTTTCACTCAAGTCTGAGCCATGGCAGAAGGGAAACTGCGTTATGCTTGGTGAACCATGCATTAATGGTGGATGAGTCTCCTTCCAACCATACTGAACGAGAGATCGAAGCATATAAAGACTGAAAACTTGAGACCCTAGCGGCTTCTCTCAAATCCACAAAGATGATGTTAATGGTGGATTCGtgtgaaggaaggtgaatccttctttcagaCGAACGATACAACCCTCTTCCAGGCTCCAATAGCCTAAAGATAAAGGCCGCTCCAGCTTTACCATTATGGAACATGTTTTGTACATTAAAGCAAGAGCAATATATATAcccaaaaaaggaaaaacaaaaaaaagggggaCAAGAACAATCTGATGAATGCCGTGCATTCGTTAGCTCCGTACTTTGTTATTGCAAGCCCAGCATAACTTGAAGATGAGCCCAATACTAGTGGCCCAAACTCAGCCCAACCTGAAAATGACCTAGATTGCTTTGCTATATAGTGGGTTTGGATTTAGCAGGCTGCTAGACTTGACCAAACATTCATCCCtattgaccaaaaaaaaaaaaaaatccattagaAAAGCAAACTTTAGTGACAAAAAGttccaaaaaatatatatttttggttATTATTGATAAGTAATTAGTATGGGCCTGCATCTAGAGCTTCCTTACCTGATCTTTAAAAACTTTCACGAGAACTATTCTACTACTCTCGTAATTTTAGTAAAAATCTTTTTAATCAATTGCTCCAACTAAAAGAAAATGTAATTACCATTGAAAATATTAAAGTGGAGTTGGTAAGCATAGAAGTTTCTATGGAAAGCAGCCGAAAAATTACCTTTGGGACCTGAATATCTGCTCTCCTCCATATATCCATCACGTATTCCTAGCTGTTACGTTAAGGTGCAGCTCATCATATTCACTCATAGGCTTCAAAGGGAGACAAAGTTtgcttgctaaaaaaaaaaaaaaaaaatctacatagaccgccattatataaatattaattcccATGTCCTTGGTGGAAGCCATGCCCTCCAAAATAAATACATCACTCTTCAAATTCTTCCCTTAAAGCATAGGAGCTATTTCATGGTTTAGGGCCTAGCTCTTCATAACGCATCACTCTCCACTCACTCACATTATGACACTCTTTCATTCCACAGTTCCTCGAAAAAagggctaaaaaaaaaaaaacggcacCTTTCAATTAACTTTTTTCGCATGATCAGCTTTGGCAGTTTCTCATTTTCATCGTTAGAAAGTGGTAGCATATATATATCCCACAATTAATATTTTTTCCAACATGATATAGAATAATACAAGCATACTACTTCAGCTCATGACATATGGCATTTGCTACCATCAAGCTTTTAACATCCAAGCCTCATTCCACACACACCACATACATGCATAGGACTCTTCACTCATTGCGCATGCCATGCCAAAGCTTCCTTGCTGAAGGGGCGCTCCCCCGGGACATTGCCCGGTGGGTAGTAGTTGCAGGTGATAAAGACGTCACCCCTGGGACACTTAACCCGAGCGCACCCGATTTGGGTCGAGTTCCGCCAGACCACCTGCGTGTAGTGCTCGCACACTCCCCTTCGGTCGCACGTGTTGGTGTAGTAGTCGTACCAGTCCTTCTCCGAGACCCACGCCTCCACGGCGTCGGCCGCCGTGAACTCCTTCCCCCAGCCCGAGAAGAGGTTCTCGCCGTAGGGCCCGTACGAGTGCTCGAGGTAGCAGTCGCGTTTCCGTTTGTTGGCGTAGTTCCAGCTCACCGGACCCACGCCCGGCTCCTCCTGCCGTGCTTTGTTGTGGGCGTCCACGTAGTCTTGGTGGGAGTTCTGGGCAAGGGTGGAATGGGCCATGGCTACGACCATGGCGCATAGCACTGCAAGGGCTAGGCTTGGAGGGCCATTCCTTCCTGTGCCttatgtaacaccccggcccacttTGAACTCAGGAtcaagcccaaaagcccaaagtcatacaaaaaaaaaaaaaaaaagaaaaacgaaagaagactcccgaagggagtctttttctccgatgaatcccgattgGAGAAGAATTCTAAGACTCTTAAAACTCTAGGATCCTCCATGAATAagcctctcctctccctctcaaaCCTCCATCGGCGATCTTCAAGCTTAAATCCTCCTTTTTTTTCCGTGGAACCCGCGGCAGTCTCTTCTCGTGTTCATCAAaaattgaaggtcgaagaggccaccggagctcaggtaaggctccaaattttcttcctctccctcttttctttcttcccatggctttagaccctcaCTGGTCGTCGGGATCGccagaaaatccatgaacaacGTGAAACCCCTGTTCGGCCGGaactttttttctccctttttcggccaccggcgccgccggttgcggcgtctcatcctcgagaccggaccctcatctctctctctctcttcccttgagcgcttggccaccggcgaccggccaatggtcggaattcatgaagaaagggacggatcccctgttttttgaaaaaaaaaaaaaagccgccggccgaaccccatcgccgaccgGCTTCGCATGGTCGGCCGCCGTTGCCGAATCTCTGGCCAAGCCACCATCccatcggagcccgagccaccgagggggggacctcacggtcttcccctgtttcagccaagggaggccacgggaagaaaagaaaagaagaaggagaaggaaaaagaaaaagaaaaggaaaaagagaaaaagaaaaagaaaaaaaaagaaaagaaaaaaaaataaaaacaaaaagaagaagaagaagaagaagaagaagagagagaatttttctctctctcctttctctctcttttctctctcctctctctaccttctctctctacattttctctctctagattctctctctagacctttctctctctttatgaattttatctctctagagtctttctctctctctgatttcatcacggaccctaggataaaattgatatgaaaataagatgatctgagattgctccgaaattcatacgGTAGATctaatcccagtccgatcctattcgaaatttgtaacatttgattcatattaagtcaccctgataggacctctgatgatctcgaccatgattgcctcatctgaaggatacgaagatttctctctacactttctctctctattttctctctctaaaattttctctctcttcatgaattttctctctctagaagttttatggatcagtggaggatcctgatacatagacaagtcctaattttgattaatcctaagagaggtcctcaatttgtgtattaggatcaattatcggtaatttctctatatgtgatttttatattgatcagggttatgaagagatgattgtctgcatatgatatcaagtggaatattttattaaaaaaatttataaattaaaagaagaacattgatttctgtgcttggatcagtcaccggtagaggtaagaatccctgtacatgatcaccattataaatatgctattttactgttggtcttgcattattggttttgcatcgtcggatttgagatcgatgaatttattatatctgagatattgttatttgattttgatcatgagtatgttatgttaatatatatgtatcagagattgatggcatgattatatggatatgacatatctgaattgatcataatgtaagacagaattgatttgatgaaatcaacacataatgattaaatgaaaaaaaagagatatatggtatggactagccttgtcatatggaacagcccgtcaggagcttatgcctgagacagccccgactggcttataggtggatcaaccggccaggagctcatgcttgggacagcccgctaggagcttatgcctgggacagcctctcacgggttttggtacgtgggacagccagccaggagctcatcctgggacagtcttgaaaggcttttttatgtgaaaattgattcggatgatgactgaggtatagacttggatagtccagagacagaaagaaaaagttaaaaatcatgtgattatgaaaagaacaatgaaagataagacatgtaataattgttgaacaaaagtattttacctgttaacatatgatgatgcatctattttaataagacagaaaatttatggatgtttgcattattctggacattgaacatgagattttacattttattgcttattcttattttcagattatattactatatcagtgtgatatgggaattcttactgggctgtaaagctcacaccctttcatctttcttttcttttgagaaATACAGGAGGTTTATGATtgactatggcttggatttacggatgagcagatggatagatagagtgtcatagtacctgatcagaggattgaaaaaatttaatttgtacctatacaagattttatgaattattattgaaattaattgttatagatgttaaggttgtaatgatttattttggccttgcatattctttaggacttgctctaaggagtgtgcggccatcacgtatccgacccgagtgttgggttcggagagtgacagaatggtatcagaggataggttatgatcattagggattataatataagtgattagaatatgacagaatggtatcaaagcttaggttatgatcattggagattacgatataaatgattaggatgtgatagaataatatcagagcttaggtttaagatcaccagagattataagagatattataattttatgtaagatcagtaggatgtaacagagtggcatctgagcttagagcttaggttacgtttatttggagataatgatacaagtgattaggatatgacagaacagtactagagtccaagtttaaggtcactagggattgtcatataagtgatatcaaaattttgagattttaatcaatagagtatgatagataaaatcagagtttaaggttataatcattaaggacgtaatagaatgatattacaatttaggttatgatcattagagaatatgatttaactggtatttaagtttaagattataattatttgaaattatgactttagtgatatttaaacttaggttatgatcatgaggaacatgatagatataaaagagaagattcaatatttagatttcgaatcaatagatattaagatgaaatttatgtataagtggcatatgatatctataatagaattgatgagttatatcttagatttcaattagtaaggttgacctaagtatgaaaagagttgaccttggaataaagtgggaggtattgataagttatgttgagtatactagaggattttaaaatgtaaaacttatatgattgaagatcatgataatttttttaatttcgatgataattgtctgagcattatgaatttggacttatcaaagaaagtgaATTAGggatggtctaagaagaaattacatcatatgagagagaaatatttttttgaacactgaacccataaaaggtcatatatgaaactcaatcttcgatgaaaaatatacttgaattttattatgagaatatgagatacacatcttggtaaaatttttggttactcaaaatatcatattctgaatatgattccttcatctttcaagttgcattaaatttcaagtcaaaagtttatttttttctaagtggatcaaaagtattttgatattgttgttaaattaaagaagaaaatttattttgtcagagtatgatatacaggttatgatgaaatccttaataattcgtattactatctttggattagatttttttaatttttcttgtgattgttgaagatggtgaagcgtattaattattcaagtcaaagttcggATTTCTGAATTAAACTAAGAtacttgctagtgttaaattttgaatgacttatacaagggataaaattttgtatagatttatcgattaatattaaaggttgtgatgaagggagctctataagaaataatcaagttgattctacttaaggatgttggcttgagttcttctagtttgacaAGTTGgaatttaattcttttaaaaaaaaaattaatttaaaaattatctaaatgattgtaaggtaaatctaaggttaactccaatcgattctagacatgttggat
Protein-coding regions in this window:
- the LOC105031929 gene encoding pathogenesis-related protein 1-like; translated protein: MGEEAVSAGRNGPPSLALAVLCAMVVAMAHSTLAQNSHQDYVDAHNKARQEEPGVGPVSWNYANKRKRDCYLEHSYGPYGENLFSGWGKEFTAADAVEAWVSEKDWYDYYTNTCDRRGVCEHYTQVVWRNSTQIGCARVKCPRGDVFITCNYYPPGNVPGERPFSKEALAWHAQ